Proteins encoded by one window of Sardina pilchardus chromosome 7, fSarPil1.1, whole genome shotgun sequence:
- the szrd1 gene encoding SUZ domain-containing protein 1 isoform X1, with amino-acid sequence MDDDEVAESWEEAADSGEMERRLEEKLRISQKERMSGGNAVRSPMKTAIVIQDDSLPAAPPPQIRILKRPSSNGSLGSSLTQTRPAPQVKSLAQREAEYAEARKRILGSATPDDTPPQERPNADRSPRINTTPSDDTRSNNHVVRQPAGPDGTQGFRQRR; translated from the exons ATGGATGATGATGAGGTTGCCGAGAGCTGGGAGGAGGCAGCAGACAGTGGG GAAATGGAGAGAAGACTGGAAGAGAAGCTAAGAATCAGTCAAAAAGAGAG gATGTCGGGTGGGAATGCAGTGCGGTCTCCAATGAAAACAGCCATTGTTATCCAAGATGACTCCCTTCCCGCCGCTCCCCCACCTCAGATAAGAATCCTCAAGCGGCCCTCTAGCAACGGATCCCTAGGGTCTTCACTGACGCAGACACGCCCAGCCCCACAGGTGAAGTCTCTAGCCCAGCGGGAAGCGGAGTATGCCGAAGCTCGGAAGAGAATCCTGGGCAGCGCCACCCCAGACGACACACCACCACAGGAAAGGCCTAATGCTGACAG ATCACCAAGAATAAACACCACTCCGTCAGACGATACCCGATCAAACAATCACGTGGTCCGCCAGCCAGCTGGCCCAGATGGTACACAAGGCTTTCGGCAGCGTAGATAG
- the sult1st5 gene encoding sulfotransferase family 1, cytosolic sulfotransferase 5 isoform X2: MECQTRCPLLEVQGIPLLKPIVTHWERVERFRAEPGDLLIATYPKAGTTWTQEIVDMLLNHNDFDKCKRAPTYERMPFLEMTSPNPTLSGITTLETMDPPRVIKTHLPIQLVPKTFWEAGCKVIYMARNPKDNVVSYFHFDRMNLVQPEPGPWQQYLDKFMKGQLGWGSWYDHVKGYWRERQKKNILYLFFEDMKENPHQEVERMANFLGQNLSKTLIDEIVQRTSFVTMRDNPMANYSSVPDTIFDRRVSEFMRKGEVGDWQNHFSDEQNTIFEEHYRKIMEDEPIPFRFLI; encoded by the exons ATGGAATGCCAAACTCGTTGTCCACTGCTGGAAGTACAGGGAATACCATTGCTTAAGCCAATAGTAACACATTGGGAAAGGGTCGAGAGATTCAGAGCAGAACCTGGTGACCTGCTCATTGCCACTTACCCTAAAGCAG GAACAACATGGACTCAGGAGATAGTTGACATGCTTTTAAACCACAATGACTTTGACAAGTGCAAACGTGCTCCAACTTATGAACGTATGCCATTCCTTGAGATGACCTCCCCAAATCCTACCCTGTCTG GTATAACTACATTAGAGACCATGGACCCTCCACGAGTTATCAAAACACATTTGCCTATCCAGCTTGTTCCCAAAACATTTTGGGAGGCAGGTTGCAAG GTAATATACATGGCACGTAATCCCAAAGACAACGTTGTGTCATATTTCCATTTTGACCGAATGAATCTGGTACAACCAGAACCAGGACCATGGCAACAGTACTTAGATAAGTTCATGAAAGGACAAT TGGGATGGGGTTCCTGGTACGACCACGTGAAAGGatactggagagagagacaaaagaagaATATACTTTATCTGTTTTTTGAAGACATGAAGGAA AACCCACACCAGGAGGTGGAACGCATGGCTAATTTTCTTGGACAAAACCTGTCTAAAACACTGATTGATGAGATAGTACAGAGGACATCATTTGTTACCATGCGTGACAATCCTATGGCCAACTACTCATCTGTGCCTGACACAATCTTTGATCGGCGAGTCTCAGAATTCATGAGAAAAG GAGAGGTTGGCGACTggcaaaatcatttcagtgatgAACAGAACACCATATTTGAGGAGCACTATAGGAAAATCATGGAGGATGAACCCATTCCCTTTCGTTTCTTGATCTGA
- the szrd1 gene encoding SUZ domain-containing protein 1 isoform X2 gives MERRLEEKLRISQKERMSGGNAVRSPMKTAIVIQDDSLPAAPPPQIRILKRPSSNGSLGSSLTQTRPAPQVKSLAQREAEYAEARKRILGSATPDDTPPQERPNADRSPRINTTPSDDTRSNNHVVRQPAGPDGTQGFRQRR, from the exons ATGGAGAGAAGACTGGAAGAGAAGCTAAGAATCAGTCAAAAAGAGAG gATGTCGGGTGGGAATGCAGTGCGGTCTCCAATGAAAACAGCCATTGTTATCCAAGATGACTCCCTTCCCGCCGCTCCCCCACCTCAGATAAGAATCCTCAAGCGGCCCTCTAGCAACGGATCCCTAGGGTCTTCACTGACGCAGACACGCCCAGCCCCACAGGTGAAGTCTCTAGCCCAGCGGGAAGCGGAGTATGCCGAAGCTCGGAAGAGAATCCTGGGCAGCGCCACCCCAGACGACACACCACCACAGGAAAGGCCTAATGCTGACAG ATCACCAAGAATAAACACCACTCCGTCAGACGATACCCGATCAAACAATCACGTGGTCCGCCAGCCAGCTGGCCCAGATGGTACACAAGGCTTTCGGCAGCGTAGATAG
- the tmem82 gene encoding transmembrane protein 82, with product MLSFFTYLIPSLPSWLLFEISPVDSFLQGLVGACGISVLCSLLRIHVFIESKRIENDKGNEGKTKPRTNHRKWLPGSFQFWFLTGILAIVGSQVASLVVLEFILRAISAQVTAGPDSHSRYTERLLVQCQFSVGCALSCSLHFLHKEAPHRWLSLLLATALSWFLASQCSRLYEHVKTLFHLHSSQRYCGICIGLLTSASSILTYLCRLLILTFTVAAIAALISINQQFLSAKEAIRFWTPLTICYTLLVMSTQEQQQQPSSQTAFHTVVVRLGGLFLLMLTVGQWADLFHVLVCFLGEAACLIPTEDLLNARENGTAEVQSNQTLKRDIRRRLNKTEND from the exons ATGCTGTCTTTTTTCACCTATTTAATTCCGTCTCTACCGAGTTGGTTACTCTTTGAAATAAGTCCTGTCGATAGTTTTCTGCAAG GACTTGTTGGTGCATGTGGGATCTCCGTCCTTTGCAGTCTACTGAGAATTCACGTATTCATTGAGTCAAAGAG AATTGAAAATGACAAAGGTAATGAAGGGAAAACAAAACCAAGGACAAACCACCGCAAGTGGCTGCCAGGATCATTCCAGTTTTGGTTCCTCACAGGGATCCTGGCAATTGTGGGGTCACAAGTTGCATCACTGGTTGTTCTTGAATTCATACTCAGAGCAATTTCAGCACAAGTCACTGCTGGACCG GATTCCCACTCTCGGTATACAGAGAGGTTACTTGTTCAGTGTCAATTCTCTGTGGGATGTGCCCTAAGCTGCAGTCTTCATTTTCTCCACAAGGAGGCACCCCATCGCTGGTTGAGTCTTCTGCTTGCCACAGCACTGAGTTGGTTCTTGGCCAGTCAATGTTCAAGACTATATGAACATGTGAAGACACTATTCCATTTGCACAGTTCACAGCGCTACTGTGGTATCTGTATTGGGCTATTAACCTCAGCATCTTCCATCCTAACCTATTTATGCCGTCTTCTTATTCTCACGTTCACTGTGGCTGCAATTGCTGCTTTAATTTCCATCAATCAGCAGTTTTTGTCAGCAAAAGAGGCTATTAGGTTCTGGACACCCTTAACAATCTGCTATACACTGCTTGTGATGTCTACACAAG aacagcaacagcaacccaGTAGCCAGACAGCTTTTCACACTGTGGTCGTGCGACTCGGAGGCCTATTCCTGCTGATGCTGACAGTGGGCCAATGGGCAGATTTGTTTCATgtccttgtgtgtttcctgggaGAAGCAGCTTGTTTAATTCCTACTGAAGACCTACTGAATGCCAGAGAAAAT GGTACGGCAGAAGTTCAGAGTAACCAGACCCTGAAAAGAGACATCAGAAGACGTTTAAACAAAACTGAAAATGATTAA
- the sult1st5 gene encoding sulfotransferase family 1, cytosolic sulfotransferase 5 isoform X1 — MGFPQHKQMGTVFFLCSATERSTGTYCTGCCRQKMECQTRCPLLEVQGIPLLKPIVTHWERVERFRAEPGDLLIATYPKAGTTWTQEIVDMLLNHNDFDKCKRAPTYERMPFLEMTSPNPTLSGITTLETMDPPRVIKTHLPIQLVPKTFWEAGCKVIYMARNPKDNVVSYFHFDRMNLVQPEPGPWQQYLDKFMKGQLGWGSWYDHVKGYWRERQKKNILYLFFEDMKENPHQEVERMANFLGQNLSKTLIDEIVQRTSFVTMRDNPMANYSSVPDTIFDRRVSEFMRKGEVGDWQNHFSDEQNTIFEEHYRKIMEDEPIPFRFLI; from the exons ATGGGGTTCCCCCAACACAAGCAAATGGGCACTGTCTTCTTCTTGTGTTCCGCTACAGAGCGCAGTACTGGCACCTACTGTACTGGGT GCTGCAGGCAGAAGATGGAATGCCAAACTCGTTGTCCACTGCTGGAAGTACAGGGAATACCATTGCTTAAGCCAATAGTAACACATTGGGAAAGGGTCGAGAGATTCAGAGCAGAACCTGGTGACCTGCTCATTGCCACTTACCCTAAAGCAG GAACAACATGGACTCAGGAGATAGTTGACATGCTTTTAAACCACAATGACTTTGACAAGTGCAAACGTGCTCCAACTTATGAACGTATGCCATTCCTTGAGATGACCTCCCCAAATCCTACCCTGTCTG GTATAACTACATTAGAGACCATGGACCCTCCACGAGTTATCAAAACACATTTGCCTATCCAGCTTGTTCCCAAAACATTTTGGGAGGCAGGTTGCAAG GTAATATACATGGCACGTAATCCCAAAGACAACGTTGTGTCATATTTCCATTTTGACCGAATGAATCTGGTACAACCAGAACCAGGACCATGGCAACAGTACTTAGATAAGTTCATGAAAGGACAAT TGGGATGGGGTTCCTGGTACGACCACGTGAAAGGatactggagagagagacaaaagaagaATATACTTTATCTGTTTTTTGAAGACATGAAGGAA AACCCACACCAGGAGGTGGAACGCATGGCTAATTTTCTTGGACAAAACCTGTCTAAAACACTGATTGATGAGATAGTACAGAGGACATCATTTGTTACCATGCGTGACAATCCTATGGCCAACTACTCATCTGTGCCTGACACAATCTTTGATCGGCGAGTCTCAGAATTCATGAGAAAAG GAGAGGTTGGCGACTggcaaaatcatttcagtgatgAACAGAACACCATATTTGAGGAGCACTATAGGAAAATCATGGAGGATGAACCCATTCCCTTTCGTTTCTTGATCTGA